From the Marinobacter sp. es.048 genome, the window CTAGCAGGCTGCAATTCCAGAAAGTCAGCAACCAGCTTCAATAACCCGAACCATCGGCTCCCCGCGGCTTTCGGGGATGGGCAGAATCCCGTACCAGGATCGGGGATCGTGCACTGTGGCTGAGGCAAACCCGCAGGACAGGAAATGCTCCCGTGCCTGGGCGTCGGTCTGGAAGTGGAACGATACCTCGCTGCGGGTAACGGCCCCGAGGACACCACCAAGTGCTTTGAGGGTAGTGTTCAGCAATGGCTGGCGGGGTTGGTAATAGCTCTCGGAAAGGTAGACCGAACCCGGGCGTCTGGCCATGGCGGCGGCCAGTTGGCGCCAGAACTCGGTGATGGTTTCCAGTGAAAAGTAGCTGGTCAGGCCTTCGGTGATGATGATCACCGGCTCGGAGTTCGCGAATACCCGGTCGATCACTTTTTCCAGTTGGTATTCACCGTGGTCCGCGAGGATGTCGATGGGTGTGACCTGATGGTGGTCGCCCAGTCTGCCGGTCGCCATCAGGCGCAGTGCCTTGCGGGCGGCCATGTCCGGCAGGTCGGCTTCGACCATGTGGAGCAGGGGGTGTTTCTGGCGTAAACGGATGCCCCGGGGCGACATGCCGCAGGCGATCTCCAGAACCTGGGTGATGCCCTTGTTGCGGATTGCCTGGTCAAT encodes:
- a CDS encoding class I SAM-dependent methyltransferase → MSRKPTDSSGISFTALYTGAVWHRHGLSDHTLATEKGRWLYRLMTPFEAASQAAIGGNIRTFLLQRHLIIDHLIDQAIRNKGITQVLEIACGMSPRGIRLRQKHPLLHMVEADLPDMAARKALRLMATGRLGDHHQVTPIDILADHGEYQLEKVIDRVFANSEPVIIITEGLTSYFSLETITEFWRQLAAAMARRPGSVYLSESYYQPRQPLLNTTLKALGGVLGAVTRSEVSFHFQTDAQAREHFLSCGFASATVHDPRSWYGILPIPESRGEPMVRVIEAGC